A genome region from Alistipes dispar includes the following:
- a CDS encoding DUF3408 domain-containing protein translates to MAKRMKAGPLDESLIIQSFKDADLLADPANAVLQEAGERPAASRRDGEEQTASRKDRAEPAAFRRDGEEPVADEAAVPADGTAKGKSRRRKGSYDEVYLKRRELKTRQPVYISQEIHRSVIKLVHLLALAGKEISVGGYIDNVLAEHLRQHKDEIAELYRSGIDDILQTDH, encoded by the coding sequence ATGGCTAAGCGCATGAAAGCCGGGCCGCTGGACGAATCGCTCATCATCCAGTCCTTCAAGGATGCCGACCTGCTGGCCGATCCCGCAAATGCCGTGTTGCAGGAGGCCGGAGAGCGTCCGGCGGCATCCCGCAGGGACGGAGAGGAGCAGACGGCATCGCGCAAGGACAGAGCAGAACCGGCGGCATTCCGCAGGGACGGAGAGGAGCCTGTGGCGGACGAGGCCGCCGTACCGGCCGACGGCACCGCGAAGGGCAAGTCCCGCCGCCGCAAGGGAAGCTACGACGAGGTATATCTCAAACGCCGGGAACTCAAGACGCGGCAGCCCGTTTACATCAGTCAGGAGATACACCGCTCCGTCATCAAGCTGGTACACCTGCTGGCGCTCGCGGGCAAGGAGATCAGCGTAGGGGGATATATCGACAACGTACTGGCCGAGCATCTGCGCCAGCACAAGGACGAGATCGCCGAGCTGTACCGCAGCGGAATAGACGATATACTGCAAACCGATCATTAA
- a CDS encoding DUF4133 domain-containing protein has protein sequence MKYTINKGIGRSVEFKGLKAQYLFLFAGGLLAVFVLLVIFYTAGVDQWACIGFGAGAASALVFYTFRMNAKYGEHGLMKLAAARRRPRYLINRKGACRFLNRRKEVRHA, from the coding sequence ATGAAGTACACGATCAATAAGGGCATCGGGCGCAGCGTGGAGTTCAAAGGGCTCAAGGCGCAGTACCTCTTCCTCTTCGCAGGAGGACTGCTCGCCGTATTCGTGCTGCTGGTCATCTTCTACACGGCAGGCGTCGATCAGTGGGCGTGCATCGGCTTCGGCGCAGGGGCCGCCTCGGCGCTGGTGTTCTACACCTTCCGTATGAACGCCAAGTACGGCGAGCACGGACTGATGAAACTCGCCGCCGCACGCCGCCGTCCCCGCTACCTGATAAACCGCAAAGGCGCATGCCGCTTCCTAAACCGCAGGAAGGAGGTGCGTCATGCGTAA
- a CDS encoding DUF3876 domain-containing protein, whose product MCRRNNEYPIPASHLYFRMSEIAGRWCSREGSPEVRIYHNEARRAGGYHVAFAYDAKTVLRRPLRQMWGLCYFDLWGRIGLSYDHERDVLTLAGYGDYYRAEE is encoded by the coding sequence ATGTGCAGGAGAAATAACGAATACCCCATACCGGCCTCGCACCTCTACTTCAGGATGTCGGAGATCGCGGGCCGCTGGTGCAGCCGCGAAGGGTCGCCGGAGGTACGGATATACCACAACGAAGCACGCCGGGCCGGCGGCTACCACGTGGCCTTCGCCTACGATGCGAAGACCGTGCTGCGGCGTCCGCTGCGGCAGATGTGGGGCCTCTGTTACTTCGACCTGTGGGGCCGCATCGGTCTTTCCTACGACCACGAACGCGACGTACTGACCCTCGCGGGATACGGCGACTACTACCGCGCGGAGGAATAA
- a CDS encoding DUF3408 domain-containing protein, with protein MTHYTTTACILLAAAAAAAALFIRRAAIHRRRSHRAGTAPQPQPRPDTAQDDGYRRRYVLNRRDGAFRSGKTVRIRPEHYERLRQITARSGAVSMIAYVDNVLHAHFEDYTESIDRYCRSRKPSRGRKQWTR; from the coding sequence ATGACACACTACACGACGACGGCCTGCATCCTGCTGGCCGCAGCGGCCGCAGCCGCGGCCCTCTTTATCCGCCGTGCGGCGATTCACCGCCGGCGTTCGCACCGGGCGGGAACCGCTCCGCAGCCGCAGCCCCGCCCCGATACGGCGCAGGACGACGGCTACCGGAGACGTTATGTCCTGAACCGGCGGGACGGCGCTTTCCGTTCCGGCAAGACGGTACGCATCCGTCCGGAGCATTACGAACGACTGCGGCAGATCACGGCCCGGAGCGGAGCGGTGTCGATGATAGCCTATGTGGACAACGTGCTGCATGCCCACTTCGAAGACTACACAGAGAGCATCGACCGCTACTGCCGCAGTCGCAAACCCTCACGAGGCCGAAAGCAATGGACGCGCTGA
- the mobA gene encoding conjugal transfer protein MobA yields MEKTEAPVRGRGGRPPKTDTAKNCVMVRFTDGEYARFLALFEQSGTLSKAAFVKARVFGDEFRVIRSDRGTMEFAARLTAFNAQFRKIGVNYNQIVKELHAHFSPKKALALLYKLESETRELVAVGAKIAALADEFRQRW; encoded by the coding sequence ATGGAAAAAACCGAAGCCCCCGTCCGGGGCAGGGGCGGCAGGCCGCCCAAAACGGACACGGCGAAAAATTGCGTGATGGTGCGCTTCACGGACGGGGAATATGCCCGGTTCCTCGCGTTGTTCGAGCAGTCGGGCACGCTCTCGAAGGCCGCTTTCGTCAAAGCACGGGTCTTCGGCGACGAGTTTCGGGTCATACGATCCGACCGGGGGACGATGGAATTCGCCGCGCGGCTGACCGCTTTCAACGCCCAATTCAGAAAAATAGGCGTGAATTACAACCAGATCGTAAAGGAATTGCACGCGCATTTTTCGCCCAAAAAGGCGCTCGCTCTGCTCTATAAATTGGAGAGCGAAACGCGCGAGCTGGTCGCTGTGGGAGCGAAAATAGCGGCTCTGGCCGACGAATTTCGACAGCGATGGTAG
- a CDS encoding DUF4134 domain-containing protein, which translates to MRNKKVLLSAALVVSAVSSALAQGNGLAGINDATNMVTSYFDPGTKLIYAIGAVVGLIGGIKVYNKFSSGDPDTSKTAASWFGACIFLIVSATVLRSFFL; encoded by the coding sequence ATGAGAAACAAGAAAGTTCTGCTGTCGGCAGCCCTCGTCGTGTCTGCCGTTTCCTCGGCTCTGGCCCAAGGCAACGGCCTTGCCGGCATCAACGACGCGACCAACATGGTCACCTCCTATTTCGATCCGGGCACGAAGCTCATCTACGCCATCGGAGCCGTGGTCGGGCTGATCGGCGGAATCAAGGTCTATAACAAATTTTCGTCGGGCGACCCGGACACCAGCAAGACCGCCGCGAGCTGGTTCGGGGCGTGCATCTTCCTGATCGTAAGCGCCACGGTGCTGCGTTCATTCTTCCTGTAA
- a CDS encoding TraG family conjugative transposon ATPase, whose amino-acid sequence MRNVMKASTIESKFPLLAVEGGCIISKDADITAAFRVELPELFTVTGAEYEAMHAAWCKAVKVLPEYSVVLKQDWFIRERYRPEVTNEAEAGASGSVRQEGRRSSQIGGEQASFLSRSYERHFNERPFLNHACFLYLTKTTKERARMQSDFSTLCRGNIIPKEVNPDTARAFLESVDQFERIINDSGLVTLTRLTDEEITGTPDSPGLIEKYFSLSLDDTTVLQDMELKAEGFRVGNKHVCLHTLSDTDDLPGRVSTESRYERLSTDRSDCLLSFAAPVGLLLACDHIYNQWLFLDDSAENLRRFEKSARNMHSLARYSRSNQINKEWIDRYLNEAHSFGLTSIRAHFDVMAWSDDAEELRRIRNDAGSQLAKMECRPRHNTVDAATLYWAAMPGNAGDFPAEESFYTFIEPALCFFTGETNYRSSSSPFGIKMCDRISGKPLHLDISDEPMRRGWITNRNKFVLGPSGSGKSFFMNHLVRQYYEQGTHIVLVDTGNSYQGLCELIHNKTKGGDGIYFTYTEEHPISFNPFYTDDYVFETEKLDSIATLLLTLWKSADEKVSKTELTEIGNAVSGYIGRIRADRSIRPSFDTFYQYLKGEFREELESREIEVRREEFDIRNLLTTLRPYYRGGRYDFLLNSPSEIDLLSKRFIVFEIDAIKDNKELFPIVTIVLMEVFINKMRRLKGIRKMLIIEEAWKALASNNMASYVQYLYKTVRKHFGEVVTVTQEVQDIISSPIVKEAIINNSDCKILLDQRKFMNRFDAIQTLLGLTDKEKAQILSINMSNHPGRKYKEVWIGLGGVQSAVYATEVSKQEYLAYTTEESEKIEVQRRAESLGGDIELAIKQLAEK is encoded by the coding sequence ATGCGTAACGTGATGAAAGCCTCCACCATAGAGAGTAAGTTCCCGCTGCTGGCGGTCGAGGGCGGCTGTATTATCAGCAAGGACGCCGACATCACGGCTGCCTTCCGCGTCGAGCTGCCCGAACTCTTCACCGTGACGGGTGCCGAGTACGAGGCGATGCACGCGGCCTGGTGCAAGGCCGTGAAGGTGCTGCCCGAGTACAGCGTTGTGCTGAAGCAGGATTGGTTCATCCGCGAGCGATACCGTCCGGAGGTGACGAACGAAGCAGAAGCAGGCGCATCCGGCTCCGTCCGGCAAGAAGGAAGAAGGAGCAGCCAAATCGGCGGCGAGCAGGCGAGCTTCCTTTCGCGCAGCTACGAGCGCCACTTCAACGAGCGCCCTTTTCTGAACCACGCATGTTTCCTCTACCTGACCAAGACGACCAAGGAGCGGGCCCGCATGCAGTCCGACTTCTCGACCCTCTGCCGGGGCAACATCATTCCCAAAGAGGTAAATCCGGACACGGCCCGCGCGTTCCTCGAATCGGTGGATCAGTTCGAGCGCATTATCAACGATTCGGGACTGGTGACCCTCACACGCCTGACGGACGAGGAGATCACCGGCACACCCGACAGTCCGGGGCTGATCGAGAAATACTTCTCCCTCTCGCTCGACGATACGACCGTGTTGCAGGATATGGAACTGAAAGCCGAAGGGTTCCGCGTGGGCAACAAGCACGTCTGCCTGCACACGCTCTCCGACACGGACGACCTGCCGGGGCGCGTGAGTACGGAGAGCCGCTACGAACGTCTCTCGACAGACCGTTCGGACTGCCTGCTCTCGTTCGCGGCACCGGTGGGCCTGCTGCTCGCGTGCGACCATATCTACAACCAGTGGCTCTTTCTGGACGACAGCGCCGAGAACCTGCGCCGCTTCGAGAAGAGCGCCCGCAACATGCACTCGCTCGCACGCTACTCGCGCTCGAACCAGATCAACAAGGAGTGGATCGACCGATATCTGAACGAGGCGCACTCGTTCGGGCTGACCTCGATCCGGGCGCACTTCGACGTCATGGCGTGGAGCGACGACGCGGAGGAGCTGCGCCGCATCCGCAACGACGCGGGCAGCCAGCTCGCCAAGATGGAGTGCCGCCCCCGCCACAACACCGTGGACGCCGCGACGCTCTACTGGGCGGCCATGCCGGGCAACGCAGGGGATTTCCCCGCCGAGGAGTCGTTCTACACCTTTATCGAGCCGGCCCTGTGCTTCTTTACGGGCGAGACGAACTACCGCTCGTCGAGCAGCCCCTTCGGGATCAAGATGTGCGACCGCATAAGCGGCAAGCCGCTGCATCTGGACATCTCGGACGAGCCGATGCGCCGGGGCTGGATCACCAACCGCAACAAATTCGTACTGGGGCCTTCGGGGTCGGGCAAATCGTTCTTTATGAACCACCTCGTGCGCCAATACTACGAACAGGGAACGCATATCGTACTCGTGGATACGGGCAATTCGTATCAAGGTTTGTGCGAGCTGATACACAACAAGACCAAGGGCGGCGACGGGATTTACTTCACCTACACCGAAGAGCATCCGATCAGCTTCAACCCTTTCTACACGGACGACTACGTGTTCGAGACGGAAAAGCTGGACAGCATAGCCACGCTGCTTTTGACCCTGTGGAAGAGCGCCGACGAGAAAGTGTCGAAAACCGAGCTGACGGAGATCGGCAACGCCGTATCAGGCTACATCGGCCGCATCAGGGCCGACCGTTCGATACGCCCCTCGTTCGACACCTTCTACCAGTACCTCAAGGGGGAGTTCCGCGAAGAGCTCGAAAGCCGCGAGATCGAGGTGCGGCGCGAGGAGTTCGACATCCGCAACCTGCTGACCACGCTGCGGCCCTACTACCGGGGCGGGCGCTACGACTTCCTGCTGAACTCGCCCAGCGAGATCGACCTGCTCTCCAAACGTTTCATCGTCTTCGAGATCGACGCCATCAAGGACAACAAGGAGCTGTTCCCGATCGTGACGATCGTGCTGATGGAGGTCTTCATCAACAAGATGCGGCGACTCAAAGGCATCCGCAAGATGCTGATTATCGAGGAGGCATGGAAGGCGCTGGCATCCAACAATATGGCTTCATACGTCCAATATTTGTACAAGACCGTCCGCAAGCACTTCGGCGAGGTGGTGACGGTCACGCAGGAGGTGCAGGACATCATCTCGTCGCCCATCGTGAAGGAGGCGATCATCAACAACAGCGATTGCAAGATTTTATTGGATCAGCGCAAATTCATGAACCGCTTCGACGCCATCCAAACCCTGTTGGGTCTTACGGACAAGGAGAAGGCGCAGATACTTTCGATCAATATGTCGAATCATCCGGGCCGCAAGTACAAGGAGGTCTGGATCGGGCTGGGCGGCGTGCAGAGCGCCGTCTATGCCACCGAGGTCAGTAAACAGGAGTACCTCGCCTACACGACCGAGGAGAGCGAGAAGATCGAGGTGCAGCGCCGGGCCGAATCTCTGGGCGGCGACATAGAGCTGGCGATCAAACAGCTCGCCGAAAAATAG
- a CDS encoding DUF4141 domain-containing protein: MKRWIWLMCLVPACFTQRAAAQWTVIDPSNLVQNIKSAVQSSTTASNMIKSLQESVKIYNQSKAYYDALKSVHNIIKDARKVKLTIEMVSEITDIYMSGFNRMVTDRNFTPGELAAISAGYARLLEEGGALVTELKNIVTSGNGLSLSDKERMDVVDQIYTRMLRYRNLTRYYTDKAISVSFLRSQSKGDAARVQALYGKPSERYW; this comes from the coding sequence ATGAAACGATGGATATGGCTCATGTGCCTCGTTCCGGCCTGCTTCACCCAGCGGGCCGCGGCGCAGTGGACGGTCATCGACCCGTCCAACCTCGTACAGAACATCAAGAGTGCCGTGCAGAGTTCCACGACGGCATCCAACATGATTAAGTCCCTGCAAGAGAGCGTAAAGATTTATAACCAAAGCAAGGCGTATTACGACGCCCTGAAATCGGTGCACAACATCATCAAGGACGCCCGCAAGGTGAAGCTCACGATCGAGATGGTCAGCGAGATCACGGATATTTACATGTCGGGATTCAACCGTATGGTCACAGACCGCAACTTCACCCCCGGCGAGCTGGCGGCCATCTCGGCCGGTTACGCCCGGCTGCTGGAGGAAGGCGGGGCGCTGGTCACGGAGCTGAAGAACATCGTGACCTCCGGCAATGGCCTCTCGCTCTCGGACAAGGAGCGCATGGACGTAGTGGATCAGATCTATACCCGGATGCTGCGCTACCGTAACCTCACGCGCTATTATACCGACAAGGCGATCTCCGTTTCGTTCCTGCGCAGCCAGTCCAAAGGCGATGCCGCCCGCGTGCAGGCGCTCTACGGCAAACCCTCCGAAAGATATTGGTAG
- the mobB gene encoding conjugal transfer protein MobB, whose protein sequence is MVANITTGKDIYGALAYNQHKVDRGKGAVLATSNIREPDDGRFGVAALADELLRWMPSHVRTEKPVVHISLNPDPEDRLSDDELTDIAAEYMEGMGWGCQPYVVYKHTDIDRPHIHIVTVQVDSSGRKIGDNRRNERSVAETERIERKYGLHRAKGRKRGELWRLAPVEPEKGDLKRQIASVVKPALSMYRFQTLGELRALLALYRIGVEEVGGTRGGRSYRGVLYTVLDENGERTQAAPLKASRLGDDASLAKIERVMASSGEQIAGKELLALTRHRVGEALLDATDETELRERLRERHIDLYLRRNDTGRITGVTFIDHETRCVLNGSRLGKEFSANALHERFAAGRNAEPERLRQSRRRPQIRKTHPSRRK, encoded by the coding sequence ATGGTAGCCAATATCACCACCGGAAAGGACATCTACGGCGCGCTCGCCTACAATCAGCATAAGGTCGATCGGGGCAAAGGGGCGGTGCTTGCGACGAGTAATATCCGTGAGCCGGACGACGGACGCTTCGGCGTCGCGGCCCTCGCCGACGAGCTGCTCCGCTGGATGCCCTCGCACGTTCGCACCGAGAAACCGGTCGTCCATATCTCGCTCAACCCCGACCCCGAAGACCGGCTTTCGGACGATGAACTGACCGACATCGCCGCCGAATATATGGAGGGTATGGGCTGGGGCTGCCAGCCCTACGTCGTCTATAAACATACCGACATCGACCGCCCACACATCCATATCGTCACGGTGCAGGTGGATAGTTCCGGACGCAAGATCGGCGACAACCGGCGCAACGAGCGGAGTGTGGCCGAAACGGAGAGGATCGAACGTAAATACGGCCTGCACCGCGCCAAAGGGCGGAAGCGGGGCGAACTGTGGCGGCTCGCGCCCGTGGAACCTGAAAAAGGCGACCTGAAGCGGCAGATCGCCTCGGTGGTGAAGCCCGCCCTCTCGATGTACCGCTTTCAGACCCTCGGCGAACTGCGGGCTCTGCTCGCGCTGTATCGTATCGGCGTGGAGGAGGTCGGGGGTACGCGGGGCGGACGGTCGTACCGGGGAGTGCTCTATACGGTGCTGGACGAGAATGGTGAGAGGACGCAGGCTGCGCCGCTGAAAGCCTCCCGACTGGGTGACGACGCCTCGCTGGCGAAGATCGAACGTGTCATGGCCTCTTCCGGGGAACAGATCGCAGGAAAGGAACTGCTCGCTCTGACACGGCACCGCGTCGGGGAAGCCCTGCTGGATGCGACGGACGAAACGGAGCTGCGCGAACGGCTTCGGGAGCGGCATATCGACCTCTACCTGCGGCGCAACGACACGGGACGGATCACGGGCGTCACCTTCATCGACCACGAAACCCGCTGCGTACTCAACGGCTCGCGGCTGGGCAAGGAGTTCTCGGCCAATGCGCTGCATGAACGGTTCGCCGCCGGCCGGAACGCGGAACCCGAACGGCTGCGGCAGTCGCGGCGCAGACCGCAAATTCGGAAGACACATCCCTCGCGCCGGAAATAG
- a CDS encoding DUF3876 domain-containing protein translates to MSKIISCEQLRRLARHHAGIGEILTETLLSPDHREPMPETIFGEIRELCDPPACGLSACGHEASDPAPAPFEEPAVTSGWREEELRRREREMGRLCGRWMSAPNRCDIEIVRAGEHFVLRYLKRNGRPTGERYVLVWLDGDILYYGSGDRITILALDTQTDTLMVSPGEDYTRQRENER, encoded by the coding sequence ATGTCGAAAATCATAAGTTGCGAACAACTCCGCCGTCTGGCCCGTCACCACGCGGGTATCGGCGAGATACTGACCGAAACGCTCCTGTCCCCCGATCATCGGGAACCGATGCCAGAGACGATCTTCGGCGAGATACGCGAACTCTGCGACCCTCCGGCCTGCGGACTTTCCGCCTGCGGACACGAGGCATCCGACCCCGCACCGGCTCCTTTCGAGGAACCCGCCGTAACGTCCGGCTGGCGCGAAGAGGAACTCCGACGCAGGGAGCGGGAGATGGGCCGCCTGTGCGGCAGGTGGATGTCCGCGCCGAACCGCTGCGACATCGAGATCGTCCGCGCGGGGGAGCACTTCGTCCTCAGATACCTTAAACGCAACGGCCGTCCGACCGGCGAGCGTTATGTGCTGGTCTGGCTCGACGGGGATATTCTCTATTACGGCTCCGGCGACCGGATTACGATTCTGGCGCTCGACACGCAGACCGATACGCTGATGGTATCGCCGGGAGAGGATTACACCCGCCAGCGGGAAAACGAAAGATAG
- a CDS encoding helix-turn-helix domain-containing protein, with translation MLLEKEYFDIWMRRIMERLEAIEQRQKPPKAQEYPTLENGEKLFDNYDLCRMLHVSKRTLQRYRSKCGLKYRMLNQKAFYKESDVQEFIRDNFAMFARRREDQRP, from the coding sequence GGAAAAAGAATATTTCGATATATGGATGCGCCGCATCATGGAGCGGCTCGAAGCAATAGAACAACGCCAGAAGCCGCCCAAAGCGCAGGAGTATCCGACGCTGGAGAACGGCGAGAAACTCTTCGACAACTACGACCTGTGCCGGATGTTGCACGTAAGCAAGCGCACGCTGCAACGCTACCGCTCGAAGTGCGGCCTAAAGTACCGGATGCTGAACCAGAAGGCTTTCTACAAGGAATCGGACGTGCAGGAGTTCATCCGCGACAATTTCGCTATGTTCGCCCGGCGCCGTGAAGACCAGCGTCCGTAG
- a CDS encoding ParA family protein: MEKEPVYLAFSTQKGGAGKTTLTVLVASYLHYVKGYDVAVVDCDYPQHSIAGMRQRDLKLAMEDNHYKALAYEQFTRLGKKAYPVVESSTERAIDDAERITGQAAFDLVFFDLPGTVNNPSVIRALSNMDYIIAPISADRVVLESTLRYMTVVNDVIRKTGVSNIKGTYLVWNMVDGREKSELYEVYEQVIAELGLHVLKTFIPDSKRFRRELSAGHRPLFRSTLFPADRSLLRGSNIEALTDEVLTLLNLRDNG; encoded by the coding sequence ATGGAAAAAGAACCTGTTTATCTGGCCTTTTCCACCCAGAAGGGCGGAGCGGGCAAAACCACGCTCACGGTGCTGGTCGCCTCGTACCTGCACTACGTGAAGGGCTACGACGTGGCGGTCGTGGACTGCGACTACCCGCAGCACTCCATCGCAGGGATGCGGCAGCGCGACCTGAAGCTGGCCATGGAAGACAACCATTACAAGGCGCTGGCCTACGAACAGTTCACGCGCCTCGGCAAGAAAGCCTATCCGGTCGTGGAGAGCAGCACGGAACGGGCCATAGACGATGCCGAGCGCATCACGGGGCAGGCCGCGTTCGACCTCGTATTCTTCGACCTGCCCGGCACGGTCAACAATCCGTCGGTGATCCGCGCCCTCTCCAACATGGATTACATCATCGCCCCGATCAGTGCCGACCGCGTGGTGCTGGAGAGCACGCTGCGCTACATGACGGTCGTGAACGACGTGATCCGCAAAACGGGGGTTTCGAACATCAAGGGAACCTATCTGGTGTGGAACATGGTGGACGGGCGCGAGAAGTCGGAGCTGTACGAAGTGTACGAGCAGGTGATCGCCGAGCTGGGCCTGCATGTGCTGAAGACCTTCATTCCCGACAGCAAGCGTTTCCGGCGCGAGTTGTCCGCAGGCCACCGCCCGCTGTTCCGCTCGACGCTGTTCCCGGCCGACCGTTCGCTGCTCAGAGGAAGCAACATCGAGGCGCTGACGGACGAGGTACTGACCCTGCTCAACCTCCGCGACAATGGCTAA